Proteins co-encoded in one Methylobacterium sp. WL1 genomic window:
- a CDS encoding MFS transporter: protein MPLAATAREDGRPVVSDIAARLERLPMSRYQRKIFAIIASAWLVDQIDVALLTFLLGSIVVAFGLSPTEAGQLAAMTFAGQLVGNIVAGTASDRFGRKAVFQVTMVVWGLASLAAATAWSLPVLMACRFLIGVGVGGEAPVAQAMVSEIVPAPVRGKYIAILEGFWAVGYVLSGAISFFVLPYLGWRWAFVVVGLLSLVVLAVRRSMPESPRWLAETGRHAEADAVMTTMERAVERATGRPLPPITPQVAAAVAETVADRIPGPRLSAVATLFAPAYRLRTVMAFGLWFFALIGFFGLNSWIAVLLKERGFSIVGSVGFVTLITLGGIPGFAAAAVLLERIGRKPTTALFLICAAAAAWLYGNAGGDPVLTVAGVTVTWLFVAGFVMQFFMFGMWSCLYAYTPELYPTRARATGAGFASAFGRIGAILGPMIVPVLVRDYGPATAFQVGAGGFLIAALLVLTLGVETRGKVLEAVSH from the coding sequence GTGCCGCTTGCCGCCACAGCTCGGGAGGACGGGCGTCCGGTCGTCTCGGACATCGCCGCGCGCCTCGAACGGCTGCCGATGTCGCGCTACCAGCGAAAGATCTTCGCGATCATCGCCTCCGCGTGGCTGGTCGACCAGATCGACGTGGCGCTCCTGACCTTCCTGCTCGGCTCGATCGTGGTGGCTTTCGGGCTGAGCCCCACGGAGGCCGGCCAGCTCGCCGCCATGACCTTCGCGGGCCAGCTCGTCGGCAACATCGTCGCCGGCACCGCCTCCGACCGGTTCGGCCGCAAGGCGGTGTTCCAGGTGACCATGGTGGTCTGGGGCCTGGCGAGCCTCGCGGCGGCGACCGCCTGGAGCCTGCCCGTGCTGATGGCCTGCCGGTTCCTGATCGGGGTGGGCGTCGGCGGCGAGGCGCCGGTGGCGCAGGCGATGGTCTCCGAGATCGTCCCGGCCCCCGTGCGCGGCAAGTACATCGCGATCCTGGAGGGGTTCTGGGCGGTGGGCTACGTCCTGTCCGGGGCGATCAGCTTCTTCGTGCTGCCCTATCTCGGCTGGCGCTGGGCCTTCGTGGTGGTCGGCCTGCTGTCGCTGGTGGTGCTCGCGGTGCGCCGCTCCATGCCCGAATCGCCCCGCTGGCTCGCCGAAACGGGCCGGCACGCGGAAGCCGACGCCGTGATGACCACGATGGAGCGCGCGGTCGAGCGCGCCACCGGCCGGCCCCTGCCCCCAATCACCCCGCAGGTCGCCGCCGCGGTGGCGGAGACGGTCGCCGATCGGATTCCCGGGCCCCGGCTGAGCGCGGTGGCGACCCTGTTCGCGCCGGCCTACCGGCTGCGCACCGTGATGGCCTTCGGGTTGTGGTTCTTCGCGCTGATCGGCTTCTTCGGGCTCAATTCCTGGATCGCGGTGCTGCTCAAGGAGCGCGGCTTCTCGATCGTCGGCTCGGTGGGCTTCGTGACCCTGATCACCCTGGGCGGCATCCCGGGCTTCGCCGCGGCGGCCGTGCTGCTCGAGCGGATCGGCCGCAAGCCGACCACGGCCCTGTTCCTGATCTGCGCGGCGGCCGCGGCCTGGCTGTACGGCAATGCCGGCGGCGATCCCGTGCTGACCGTCGCCGGCGTCACGGTCACTTGGCTGTTCGTCGCGGGCTTCGTGATGCAGTTCTTCATGTTCGGCATGTGGAGCTGCCTCTACGCCTACACGCCGGAGCTGTACCCGACCCGCGCCCGGGCCACCGGGGCCGGCTTCGCCTCGGCCTTCGGGCGGATCGGCGCCATCCTGGGGCCGATGATCGTGCCGGTGCTGGTGCGCGATTACGGCCCGGCCACCGCGTTCCAGGTCGGCGCGGGCGGTTTCCTGATCGCCGCCCTCCTGGTGCTCACCCTCGGGGTCGAGACCCGCGGCAAGGTGCTGGAGGCGGTCTCGCATTGA
- a CDS encoding polysaccharide deacetylase family protein yields the protein MDDAPSAAQHGRYRYSALPDRPVYDWPGGRRLAVYVGLNLETFDFGAGLGAELAPGGPQPDVLNYGWRDWGNRVGAWRLRDTLDGLGLPASVLVNSRLYQDCPGLIEAFRARGDEIVGHGRTNAERQGTLSEAEEGALIAEATAILTRAEGRAPAGWLGPWISQSRVTPDLLAEAGYRYLLDWCHDDQPTWMATRGGGRILAIPYPQELNDIPAIVARKETGRHFADALVDAFDEMLEQSAAAPLVMGIALHPYIVGQPHRLRPLRAALAHIAAHRDRVWITTAGAIAAHAVAVSG from the coding sequence ATGGATGATGCTCCCTCGGCCGCGCAGCACGGCCGCTACCGCTACAGCGCCCTCCCGGACCGGCCGGTCTACGATTGGCCCGGGGGCCGGCGGCTCGCGGTCTATGTCGGGCTCAACCTCGAGACCTTCGATTTCGGGGCGGGGCTCGGGGCCGAGCTCGCCCCGGGCGGGCCGCAGCCGGACGTGCTCAATTACGGCTGGCGCGACTGGGGCAACCGGGTCGGGGCCTGGCGGCTGCGGGACACCCTCGACGGCCTCGGCCTGCCCGCGAGCGTGCTGGTCAACAGCCGGCTCTACCAGGATTGCCCGGGCCTGATCGAGGCGTTCCGGGCGCGCGGCGACGAGATCGTCGGGCACGGCCGCACCAATGCCGAGCGGCAGGGCACCCTGTCCGAAGCGGAGGAGGGCGCCCTGATCGCGGAGGCCACCGCGATCCTGACCCGGGCGGAGGGCCGGGCGCCGGCCGGCTGGCTCGGCCCCTGGATCTCGCAGTCGCGGGTGACGCCGGACCTGCTCGCCGAGGCCGGCTACCGCTACCTGCTCGACTGGTGCCACGACGACCAGCCGACCTGGATGGCGACCCGGGGCGGCGGCCGGATCCTGGCCATTCCGTATCCCCAGGAGCTGAACGACATCCCGGCGATCGTCGCCCGCAAGGAGACGGGCCGCCACTTCGCCGACGCGCTCGTCGACGCCTTCGACGAGATGCTGGAGCAATCCGCCGCGGCGCCGCTGGTGATGGGCATCGCGCTCCATCCCTACATCGTCGGCCAGCCCCACCGGCTGCGACCGCTGCGGGCGGCGCTCGCCCATATCGCGGCCCATCGGGACCGGGTCTGGATCACCACGGCGGGCGCGATCGCAGCGCACGCCGTGGCGGTGTCCGGCTGA
- a CDS encoding HWE histidine kinase domain-containing protein: MADLRTAELPPADLPPAPGMHAALTVPVQLGGAASGILELRAARADAFTQDAFTPDAFTPDDLAVVQLIAGTVAASLTETREVGAAEARLATVMDTVPVGILLAEAPSGRIVMGNRRIREVLGHDTVYAPDSAAYGAYVAYHADDRPVAPEEFPLARICAGEAARAELEVRYQQPDGTRRWIAIAGEAIRDPAGKVVGAVVAVSDIEARKRAEADQNLLNSELSHRLKNTLALVQAIAAQTLRNAPDIDTAREALAARLVALGKAHDILLAGHLAGRPEAASVAAVVTGSLALHQDDPGRFGFDGPDLLIGPAAALSLALMLHELATNAAKYGALSTQTGRVDVGWDTAPDTAGDPVFTLVWRESGGPPVALLTRRGFGSRLIERGLAGRSAAGPRSTITATGWSAPSPPRSPDSGPSRKAARRGFRRAQPFGGVPGRSP, from the coding sequence ATGGCAGACCTGCGGACGGCGGAGCTGCCGCCGGCGGACCTGCCGCCGGCACCCGGCATGCACGCCGCCCTCACGGTTCCCGTGCAGCTCGGCGGCGCGGCATCGGGGATCCTCGAGCTGCGCGCCGCCCGGGCCGACGCCTTCACGCAGGATGCCTTCACACCGGATGCCTTCACACCGGATGACCTGGCGGTCGTGCAGCTGATCGCCGGCACGGTCGCGGCGAGCCTCACCGAGACCCGGGAGGTCGGCGCGGCCGAGGCCCGGCTCGCCACCGTGATGGATACGGTCCCGGTCGGGATCCTGCTCGCCGAGGCGCCCTCCGGCCGCATCGTCATGGGCAACCGGCGCATCCGGGAGGTGCTGGGCCACGACACGGTCTATGCGCCGGACAGTGCGGCGTACGGCGCCTACGTCGCCTACCACGCCGACGACAGACCGGTGGCGCCGGAGGAATTCCCGCTCGCCCGGATCTGCGCGGGCGAGGCGGCCCGGGCCGAGCTGGAGGTCCGCTACCAGCAGCCCGACGGGACGCGCCGCTGGATCGCCATCGCGGGCGAGGCGATCCGGGACCCGGCCGGCAAAGTCGTGGGCGCCGTGGTGGCGGTCTCCGACATCGAGGCGCGCAAGCGCGCCGAGGCGGACCAGAACCTGCTCAACAGCGAGCTGTCGCACCGGCTGAAGAACACCCTGGCGCTGGTGCAGGCGATCGCCGCCCAGACCCTGCGCAACGCCCCCGACATCGACACGGCCCGCGAGGCCCTGGCGGCGCGCCTGGTCGCCCTGGGCAAGGCCCACGACATCCTGCTGGCCGGCCATCTCGCCGGCCGCCCGGAGGCCGCCAGCGTCGCCGCGGTGGTGACCGGCAGCCTGGCGCTGCACCAGGACGATCCCGGCCGGTTCGGCTTCGACGGCCCCGATCTCCTGATCGGGCCGGCGGCCGCCCTGTCGCTGGCCCTGATGCTGCACGAACTCGCCACCAACGCGGCGAAGTACGGCGCGCTCTCGACGCAGACGGGCCGGGTCGACGTCGGATGGGACACGGCCCCCGATACGGCCGGGGACCCGGTCTTCACCCTGGTCTGGCGCGAGAGCGGCGGCCCGCCGGTGGCGCTGCTGACGCGCCGGGGCTTCGGCTCGCGGCTGATCGAGCGGGGGCTCGCCGGGCGGTCGGCGGCCGGGCCGCGCTCGACTATCACCGCGACGGGCTGGTCTGCACCCTCACCGCCCCGCTCGCCGGATTCCGGGCCGAGCCGTAAAGCGGCCCGTCGGGGTTTCCGAAGGGCTCAACCCTTCGGCGGGGTTCCGGGGCGCAGCCCCTGA
- a CDS encoding RNA methyltransferase: MTGRRNDGRPGGPPRSGFRPGFRSGGRPGGSGPRPESGGPDGAAVLYGWHPVVQALGNAERGLHRLLATENAAARLTEEFGDALRIAPELVRPSEIGRLLGPDAVHQGLYLEAEPLPAPGLDDLPADALLLALDQITDPHNVGAIVRTAAAFGVAGIVTTVRHAPGATGVLAKSASGGLEHVPFVTVRNLAEALIELGERGYTRIGLDSDAPASLDTLTVARPLVIVLGAEGKGLRERTRTCCDILARIPFSGAIRSLNVSNAAAITLYALGRPPV, from the coding sequence ATGACCGGCCGCCGCAACGACGGCCGCCCGGGCGGCCCGCCCCGGTCCGGGTTTCGGCCCGGCTTCCGGTCCGGCGGGCGTCCCGGCGGATCCGGGCCGCGGCCCGAGTCCGGTGGACCCGATGGCGCCGCGGTGCTGTACGGCTGGCACCCGGTGGTCCAGGCGCTGGGCAACGCGGAACGCGGCCTGCACCGGCTGCTCGCCACCGAGAACGCGGCGGCCCGGCTGACCGAGGAATTCGGCGATGCCCTGCGCATCGCCCCCGAACTGGTCCGACCGAGCGAGATCGGCCGCCTGCTCGGGCCGGACGCGGTCCACCAGGGCCTGTATCTCGAGGCCGAGCCCCTGCCCGCTCCGGGGCTCGACGACCTGCCGGCCGACGCCCTGCTGCTGGCCCTCGACCAGATCACCGACCCGCACAATGTCGGGGCGATCGTCCGCACGGCCGCGGCCTTCGGGGTCGCCGGCATCGTCACGACGGTGCGGCACGCGCCGGGCGCCACCGGGGTCCTGGCGAAATCCGCTTCGGGTGGGCTGGAGCACGTGCCCTTCGTCACCGTCCGCAACCTGGCCGAGGCGCTGATCGAGCTGGGCGAGCGCGGCTACACGCGGATCGGCCTCGATTCCGACGCGCCCGCGAGCCTGGACACCCTCACCGTCGCCCGTCCGCTGGTGATCGTCCTCGGGGCGGAGGGGAAGGGCCTGCGCGAGCGGACCCGGACCTGCTGCGATATCCTGGCCCGGATCCCGTTCTCGGGGGCGATCCGCAGCCTCAACGTCTCGAACGCGGCTGCGATCACGCTCTACGCCCTGGGCCGGCCGCCGGTCTGA